DNA sequence from the Actinacidiphila yeochonensis CN732 genome:
CCAAGGGAACTCGCCGAGTTCTACCGGCAGTTGCTCGGGCTGGCCTACCGGCCGGGTGACGAGCCGCCGGCGGAGGGGGCGTCCGAAGCGCCGGACTGGCTGGTGCTGCGGCACCCCGACGGGGGCAACGTCCTCGCCTTCCAGCTGGTCGACCGCCTGCCCCCGACGACCTGGCCCGAGCACGACCTCCCGATGCGGCTGCACCTCGACTTCACCGTCCCCGACACGGCCGAGCTGGACCGGCAGCGGCAGCGGGCCGAGGCGCTGGGCGCGCGGCTCCTCCTGGACCGGTACGACGACCCCGAGGAGCCGCTCTACGTCTTCGCGGACCTCTCCGGCCACCCCTTCTGCGTCTTCGTCCGCTGAGCCGCCGAGCCGCCGAGCCGCCGAGCCGCTGAGCCGCTGAGCCGCTGAGCCGCCGCGCGTAGCGCCGTCCCGCCGTCGTCCGGTCGTACCGGGGGGTGGCGCCTCGGCCTTCCGTCAGCCGGACGGGACGGGGTGCCGGGGCAGCGGCAGCAGTTCGGCCGTCATGAAGGCGGTGACGGCCGCGAGCACGATGACCGGGATCGACCCGGAGTGCCCGAGCAGCAGGACGACGAGGACGGTGCCGCTGATCGGCAGCCGCAGCGCGGCGACCACGGCCGCTCCCATCCCCGCGGCCATCGCCGGGACCAGTCCGAACCCGGGCAGCGGGGCCATGAGGACGCCCGCCGCCCCGCCGAGGAAGACCGCGGGGAAGATCGGGCCGCCGCGCAGGCTGCCCAGGCAGAGCGTGTAGCCGATGCCCTTGAACGCGAGGACCGCGAAGA
Encoded proteins:
- a CDS encoding VOC family protein, whose product is MTAYPQLLHTVLDTTHPRELAEFYRQLLGLAYRPGDEPPAEGASEAPDWLVLRHPDGGNVLAFQLVDRLPPTTWPEHDLPMRLHLDFTVPDTAELDRQRQRAEALGARLLLDRYDDPEEPLYVFADLSGHPFCVFVR